Proteins found in one Crassostrea angulata isolate pt1a10 chromosome 3, ASM2561291v2, whole genome shotgun sequence genomic segment:
- the LOC128178828 gene encoding uncharacterized protein LOC128178828, protein MGTIHCNTGCDKGDEGIQPPETPDLEEPVINEIVMSGEKEAPTVESYSKLFSWLIQMSETDDENDNSPRTKNGDNKKNNQWRQLLNQNSSSFESHCSSEPPYWGGMFISSASEDIPEEDDSNMPSKQSSFEVESFQERPSREFQESKLRVPVRRGTLVKQKSVCDSQYSESDYAETRFDVPQIQIEESDSYPVDLKTRELNLLRARLQDIQNKKSRQRNDFVKQKSESCVDRIYRHDQTFLKRRRKAAASCDNINRGVLKVPSIQTQNSEDDITESFCEADDQKNAETIPLQDLSELNDTIDADIASVKNRKNGFRERVSEFWSKSVGSMIGKGARSKPRPLTRKSNSLFTVQPSIDSQIMGDDLKRNFYTEKILDDKLLDGNIADILFAVDAIWPKA, encoded by the exons ATGGGGACCATTCATTGCAATACTGGTTGTGACAAGGGAGATGAGGGGATTCAACCTCCAGAAACTCCAG atcTAGAGGAACCAGTCATCAATGAAATAGTCATGTCGGGAGAAAAAGAGGCGCCTACGGTAGAATCGTACAGTAAGCTCTTCTCATGGTTAATACAGATGTCAGAAACAGACGATGAAAACGATAACTCCCCAAGAACCAAAAACGGAGACAACAAGAAAAACAACCAGTGGCGCCAGCTTTTGAATCAAAATTCCAGCTCGTTCGAATCGCACTGCAGTTCGGAGCCTCCATACTGGGGCGGGATGTTTATATCGTCTGCTTCCGAGGACATTCCCGAGGAGGATGACAGCAACATGCCGTCAAAGCAAAGCAGTTTTGAGGTGGAATCTTTCCAAGAGCGACCTAGTAGGGAATTTCAAGAATCGAAATTAAGGGTGCCAGTTCGTCGTGGGACGTTAGTGAAGCAAAAATCTGTGTGCGACTCTCAATACAGCGAAAGTGACTATGCCGAAACGCGATTCGACGTGCCGCAAATACAGATTGAAGAAAGTGACAGTTATCCGGTCGATCTGAAAACTAGAGAACTGAATTTGCTTCGAGCAAGACTTCaagatatacaaaataaaaaatcaagacAAAGAAATGATTTTGTCAAGCAGAAATCTGAATCTTGCGTCGATCGAATTTACCGACATGACCAGACGTTTTTGAAAAGACGACGAAAAGCAGCGGCTTCATGTGACAATATAAACAGAGGAGTTCTAAAAGTGCCAAGCATTCAAACACAGAACAGCGAAGATGACATCACAGAGTCTTTCTGTGAAGCAGACGATCAGAAAAACGCGGAGACAATTCCTCTCCAAGATTTGTCGGAACTAAACGATACGATTGACGCGGACATTGCAAGTGTGAAAAACCGGAAGAATGGATTCCGAGAAAGAGTGTCGGAATTCTGGAGCAAAAGTGTCGGAAGCATGATTGGAAAAGGCGCGCGCTCCAAGCCGCGGCCTTTGACGCGAAAAAGTAATAGCTTATTTACAGTCCAACCCAGTATAGATTCCCAAATTATGGGAGACGACCTGAAACGGAATTTTTATACCGAAAAAATTCTTGATGATAAATTGCTGGATGGAAATATTGCCGATATTTTGTTTGCTGTCGATGCAATTTGGCCAAAGGCATGA
- the LOC128178289 gene encoding protein FAM89A-like, which yields MVDVNGLPPLPKCFSETEITHLDSQPEQEESTQRNLNVQNVVNGQNVVNGDVHESEKQDYTKVNGTANDSEVEEKPRSPYSRLNHALSKLREEMAGLRRLDVSLLTQLWSLNDAIHEYKSAIQGGFSETNSEYSWGMNSRTSSMCSIDECDDWTEEMQMKLEHGHIGNSLHSSTSSLLQQINELKERAESEF from the exons ATGGTGGACGTGAACGGATTACCGCCTTTACCGAAATGCTTTTCGGAGACAGAAATAACACATTTGGATAGTCAACCTGAACAAGAAGAATCTACTCAACGAAATCTAAACGTTCAAAATGTGGTAAATGGACAAAATGTAGTAAATGGAGACGTTCATGAATCTGAAAAACAGGATTATACGAAAGTGAATGGGACTGCTAATGACTCAGAAGTTGAGGAGAAACCACGGTCCCCTTATTCGAGATTGAACCATGCCCTGTCAAAACTAAGGGAGGAAATG GCGGGGTTACGGAGATTAGATGTATCGCTGTTGACACAGTTATGGTCCCTGAATGATGCCATTCATGAGTACAAGTCGGCAATTCAAGGGGGCTTCTCAGAAACCAACTCCGAATACTCTTGGGGAATGAACAGTCGTACAAGTTCAATGTGTAGTATCGACGAATGTGATGACTGGACTGAAGAGATGCAAATGAAATTAGAGCATGGCCACATAGGGAACTCCCTACATAGTAGCACCTCTAGCCTTCTCCAACAGATCAATGAACTGAAGGAGAGAGCTGAATCAGAGTTTTAG